The proteins below come from a single Rhizobium rhizoryzae genomic window:
- the nadE gene encoding NAD(+) synthase translates to MGHQSNHIPSFAPLILDAKAEIEATANWLRERLRTDLRKRGLVLGLSGGIDSSLCAALAVEALGAKNVFGVFMPENDSDPESLRLGQKLAARFGIETIIEDIGPALAAAGCYERRDGFIREAVPEYGPGWSSKIVFDNPLTSGGYNISSLVVRTPDGEMQKVRLSAKAYLGIVAATNMKQRTRKQIEYYHADRLNFAVLGTPNRLEYDQGFFVKNGDGAADIKPIAHLYKSQVFQLAAELGVPEEILSRPPTTDTYSLPQTQEEFYFALPYQKMDICLFGLESDLSSQEVAGAVGLSPKQVDLVWQDIKAKRKVARYLHAAPLTRL, encoded by the coding sequence ATGGGACATCAATCAAATCATATCCCTTCTTTTGCTCCGCTGATCCTGGATGCAAAGGCTGAAATTGAGGCGACTGCTAACTGGTTGCGCGAGCGACTGCGCACGGACCTGCGTAAACGCGGACTGGTGCTCGGTCTGTCCGGCGGTATCGATTCCAGCCTCTGCGCGGCCCTGGCTGTCGAGGCGCTCGGAGCAAAGAACGTTTTCGGAGTCTTCATGCCGGAGAATGACTCCGATCCGGAAAGTCTGCGTCTTGGTCAAAAGCTTGCCGCCCGGTTTGGCATCGAGACGATCATAGAGGATATTGGTCCCGCTCTTGCCGCAGCCGGATGCTATGAGCGGCGCGACGGCTTCATTCGTGAAGCGGTGCCGGAATATGGGCCCGGGTGGAGCTCCAAGATCGTCTTCGACAATCCGTTGACCAGTGGCGGCTACAATATCTCCTCGCTTGTTGTTCGGACACCGGACGGAGAGATGCAAAAGGTTCGCTTGAGCGCGAAGGCCTATCTCGGCATCGTGGCTGCAACAAACATGAAGCAGCGCACGCGCAAGCAGATCGAATACTACCATGCCGATCGTCTGAACTTTGCTGTTCTGGGAACCCCCAACCGGCTCGAATACGATCAGGGTTTCTTCGTCAAGAATGGCGACGGAGCTGCTGACATCAAGCCAATCGCGCATCTGTACAAAAGTCAGGTGTTTCAATTGGCAGCCGAACTCGGCGTGCCAGAGGAAATTCTATCACGACCGCCGACGACAGATACTTACTCCCTGCCACAGACGCAGGAAGAGTTCTACTTTGCGCTGCCATACCAGAAGATGGATATCTGTCTATTCGGTCTGGAAAGCGATTTGTCTTCGCAAGAGGTCGCTGGTGCAGTCGGCTTGTCTCCCAAGCAGGTCGACCTCGTCTGGCAGGATATAAAGGCGAAGCGCAAGGTCGCCCGATATCTCCACGCAGCACCGCTGACGCGGCTTTGA
- a CDS encoding ABC transporter ATP-binding protein produces the protein MAQSYLSLEFIDKTFERNGTKSEVLKQVSLGVDKGEFVSIIGHSGCGKSTVLNIIAGLIDVTSGAVFLDGKHVDAPGPERAVVFQNHSLLPWLSVYENINLAVSKVFRGKKSKSEQHDWVMHNLDLVQMAHAKDKRPAEISGGMKQRVGIARALAMEPKVLLLDEPFGALDALTRAHLQDAVMEIHARLGNTMIMITHDVDEAVLLSDRIVMMTNGPAAKIGEVLEVPIPRPRNRIELASDRTYLKCREAVLKFLYERHRFVEAAE, from the coding sequence ATGGCACAATCCTATCTCTCGCTGGAATTCATCGACAAGACCTTCGAGCGCAACGGCACCAAAAGCGAAGTGCTGAAGCAGGTCTCGCTCGGCGTCGACAAGGGTGAGTTCGTTTCCATCATCGGTCATTCCGGCTGTGGCAAATCCACCGTCCTCAACATCATCGCCGGACTGATCGACGTCACATCCGGTGCCGTTTTCCTGGATGGAAAGCATGTCGATGCACCCGGTCCGGAGCGCGCGGTCGTGTTCCAGAACCACTCGCTTCTACCGTGGCTCTCGGTCTACGAAAACATCAACCTTGCCGTCTCCAAGGTCTTTCGTGGCAAGAAGAGCAAGTCCGAGCAGCATGACTGGGTGATGCACAATCTCGATCTCGTGCAGATGGCGCATGCGAAGGACAAACGTCCGGCAGAAATTTCCGGCGGCATGAAGCAGCGCGTCGGTATTGCCCGCGCGCTCGCCATGGAGCCGAAGGTGCTGCTGCTGGATGAGCCTTTCGGTGCGCTGGATGCGCTGACCCGCGCCCATCTGCAGGATGCGGTGATGGAGATCCATGCGCGCCTCGGCAATACCATGATCATGATCACACACGATGTGGACGAGGCGGTTCTTCTCTCCGACCGCATCGTCATGATGACCAATGGTCCGGCAGCAAAAATCGGCGAGGTGCTGGAAGTTCCCATTCCCCGTCCCCGCAACCGCATCGAGCTGGCGTCTGACCGCACCTATCTTAAGTGCCGTGAGGCCGTTTTGAAATTCCTCTACGAGCGTCACCGCTTCGTGGAAGCGGCGGAGTAA
- the ntrB gene encoding nitrate ABC transporter permease: MSVTQLNIKESKQVSPKAQVVVFSPAKPTRSIASKVIEKARRMNATVLPPLLTLALLVLAWEILCSSPTSSLPSPSRVLSESWELIIHPFHVGQGVDQGMFWHIAASLQRVALGYALAAIAGIALGVLVGQSQWAMRGLDPIFQILRTVPPLAWLPLSLAAFRDGNPSAIFVIFITAIWPVIINTAVGIRNIPQDYQNVAKVLRLNGFEYFGKIMLPAAAPYIFTGLRIGIGLSWLAIVAAEMLIGGVGIGFFIWDAWNSSLISDIIVALVYVGVVGFLLDRLIAFVGRLVTRGTANA; this comes from the coding sequence ATGTCCGTTACGCAACTGAACATCAAGGAAAGCAAGCAGGTCAGCCCGAAAGCACAGGTGGTGGTCTTTTCCCCTGCCAAGCCGACCCGGTCGATTGCCTCGAAGGTGATCGAAAAGGCTCGCCGCATGAATGCGACTGTCCTGCCGCCGCTTCTGACGCTCGCGCTTCTGGTGCTTGCCTGGGAAATCCTCTGTTCCTCGCCCACCTCAAGCCTTCCGTCGCCGAGCCGTGTGCTCAGCGAAAGCTGGGAACTGATCATTCATCCGTTCCATGTAGGGCAGGGGGTTGATCAGGGGATGTTCTGGCATATCGCCGCCAGCCTTCAGCGTGTCGCACTGGGCTATGCCCTGGCCGCGATCGCTGGCATCGCGCTCGGTGTTCTCGTCGGTCAGAGCCAGTGGGCCATGCGTGGCCTGGACCCAATCTTCCAGATCCTTCGCACCGTGCCGCCGCTTGCCTGGCTGCCTCTGTCGCTAGCCGCCTTCCGGGATGGGAATCCATCCGCAATCTTCGTCATCTTCATTACAGCAATCTGGCCGGTCATCATCAATACGGCTGTGGGCATCCGCAACATTCCGCAGGATTACCAGAACGTCGCAAAGGTGCTGCGCCTCAACGGTTTCGAATATTTCGGCAAAATCATGCTGCCTGCAGCAGCGCCCTACATCTTCACCGGCCTGCGTATAGGCATCGGCCTCTCCTGGCTTGCCATCGTTGCAGCGGAAATGCTGATCGGTGGCGTCGGTATCGGCTTCTTCATCTGGGACGCGTGGAACTCGTCGCTGATCAGCGACATCATCGTGGCCCTTGTCTATGTCGGCGTCGTCGGTTTCCTGCTCGACCGCCTCATTGCTTTCGTCGGGCGTCTTGTCACCCGCGGCACTGCCAACGCCTGA
- a CDS encoding class I adenylate-forming enzyme family protein, with translation MTRIEQYLVHSAQLHAGKNAIISDGMRLSYADLLDRSARLAQSLAKGGVGEGDRVILFLDNGWELGIAVFAVWRAGAVICPVNPSTKPAGLQQIVQDCQPSLIITEPRLVGHLEAMDGGIPCIVAGEGGSLRQTFESDPLPFLSRSPEALAAIIYTSGSTGLPKGVMLSHANLDAAVTSITSYLGNTSDDVILVVLPMSFGYGLNQLMSSVKVGATLVIEKSFAFPEQIYQTLEREGVTGWPIVPSIAAIMVQARELDPRRFASLRYVTCAAAPLPLAHQDWLHAFLPRADLFIMYGQTECTRATWLPPAQLNQRRGSVGIAIPGVKLKIVDEEGKSLAPGHVGELLVCGPNVMQGYWQNEEATGRALSIDPSTGKRWLRTGDLFSADGDGFVSFVSRMDDVIKCRGEKVAPRLVEEVLCQMPGVSEAVAMGVPHDLLGQAIKAVIVSQEAQMTARDVQRFCARHLEEHMVPKLVEFRNSLPKTPSGKVSRRLLIEPEQPME, from the coding sequence ATGACGCGGATCGAGCAGTATCTGGTTCACAGCGCACAGCTGCATGCGGGCAAGAACGCAATCATCTCAGATGGAATGCGACTGAGTTATGCTGATCTGCTGGATCGGTCCGCGCGATTGGCCCAGTCGCTCGCCAAAGGCGGCGTCGGCGAAGGTGATCGCGTTATCCTGTTTCTTGATAACGGCTGGGAGCTTGGTATAGCCGTGTTTGCAGTCTGGAGGGCGGGTGCCGTCATCTGTCCGGTCAACCCGTCAACGAAGCCAGCGGGTCTGCAACAGATCGTTCAGGATTGCCAACCATCTCTCATCATCACCGAGCCCAGGCTTGTCGGACACCTGGAGGCGATGGACGGAGGCATTCCTTGCATTGTCGCCGGGGAAGGTGGCAGCCTGAGACAGACGTTCGAGTCAGATCCATTGCCTTTCCTGTCGCGTTCGCCAGAGGCGCTGGCGGCCATTATCTACACCTCCGGCTCTACGGGATTGCCGAAAGGCGTGATGCTGTCCCATGCAAATCTCGACGCTGCCGTCACCTCCATCACATCCTATCTCGGAAACACCTCCGATGATGTTATTCTGGTGGTGCTGCCAATGTCATTCGGTTACGGGCTCAACCAGTTGATGAGTTCAGTGAAGGTCGGCGCGACGCTGGTTATCGAAAAATCCTTCGCCTTTCCGGAACAGATCTACCAGACCCTCGAGAGGGAGGGTGTAACGGGCTGGCCGATCGTTCCCTCGATCGCCGCGATCATGGTGCAGGCGCGTGAACTCGACCCCCGACGGTTTGCCAGTCTGCGCTATGTGACATGTGCCGCCGCGCCTTTGCCGCTTGCCCACCAGGATTGGTTACACGCTTTCCTGCCGCGCGCTGACCTCTTCATCATGTACGGTCAGACGGAATGTACGCGTGCAACATGGTTGCCGCCCGCTCAACTCAACCAACGCCGCGGTTCGGTTGGAATTGCAATCCCCGGGGTGAAGTTGAAGATCGTCGACGAGGAGGGGAAATCTTTGGCCCCGGGCCACGTGGGTGAGCTTCTGGTTTGTGGACCGAACGTCATGCAGGGTTATTGGCAAAACGAAGAGGCCACTGGCCGCGCGCTTTCCATTGATCCGTCCACCGGAAAGCGCTGGTTGCGAACAGGTGATCTCTTTAGCGCCGATGGAGACGGTTTCGTCAGTTTCGTTTCCCGCATGGACGATGTCATCAAATGTCGCGGCGAGAAGGTTGCGCCGCGTCTGGTGGAAGAGGTGCTTTGCCAGATGCCTGGTGTTTCCGAGGCCGTCGCAATGGGTGTACCCCATGATCTGCTCGGCCAGGCGATCAAGGCTGTCATCGTCAGCCAGGAGGCTCAGATGACGGCACGCGATGTTCAGCGATTTTGTGCGCGGCATCTTGAAGAGCATATGGTGCCGAAGCTCGTCGAGTTCAGAAACTCGCTACCAAAAACGCCTTCGGGCAAGGTCAGCCGCAGGCTCCTTATCGAGCCGGAACAGCCCATGGAGTAA
- a CDS encoding CmpA/NrtA family ABC transporter substrate-binding protein, protein MYRMTNVPDSNSNLTAPALGGEPQQKVLRAGFIPLMDASVLIAAVEMSFAQREGLSIELVRDVSWANVRDRLAFRQFDIAHMLSPMPVAASLGLGSNPSPTMTPFSLGRGGNAITLSTRLFERMQAVTGLGEDASALGNAQALAAVLADMRDRGESPPTLGMTYPFSSHNYEFRYWLAAGGINPDRDVKMVVVPPPLTSDALEAGAIDGFCVGAPWNMVASERGVGRIVAAKQDIWPSAPEKVIGMRPEWAEANRDTVLRLIVALDQAARWCDEPANHAHLAEILSADRYIAAPVEIIRQVLAGRFSLDAKGNRRIIPNYFTFHRQGANIPQPRQALWIFSQMVRWGQVRFSQQAADAAASAFRPDLYQAALGQVGDHDGDLAPAGSEPDDIFMDGKIFDPAAIEAYVKSFAVRAEENGTLPSTLET, encoded by the coding sequence ATGTACAGGATGACGAACGTGCCGGACAGCAACAGCAATCTCACGGCTCCAGCTTTGGGCGGAGAGCCTCAGCAGAAGGTCCTGCGAGCCGGTTTCATTCCCTTGATGGATGCCTCCGTCCTGATTGCTGCGGTCGAGATGAGCTTTGCTCAGCGCGAAGGTCTTTCCATCGAATTGGTTCGGGATGTCTCCTGGGCCAATGTGCGCGATCGTCTTGCTTTCCGGCAATTTGACATTGCCCATATGCTGTCTCCCATGCCGGTCGCGGCAAGCCTCGGGCTGGGCTCCAATCCATCGCCGACGATGACACCGTTCTCGCTTGGGAGAGGTGGCAATGCCATAACGCTGTCCACGCGTCTGTTCGAGAGGATGCAAGCCGTTACCGGGTTGGGAGAAGACGCATCCGCTTTGGGAAATGCCCAGGCGCTTGCGGCGGTTCTCGCTGATATGCGTGATAGAGGCGAGAGCCCACCGACACTGGGCATGACTTACCCGTTCTCGTCGCACAATTACGAGTTCCGCTATTGGTTGGCAGCAGGAGGCATCAATCCGGATCGTGACGTCAAAATGGTCGTCGTGCCGCCGCCGCTGACATCAGATGCTCTGGAGGCTGGTGCTATCGACGGGTTCTGTGTTGGTGCACCCTGGAACATGGTGGCGTCCGAACGCGGGGTCGGGCGTATCGTTGCCGCCAAGCAGGATATCTGGCCCTCGGCACCGGAAAAGGTGATTGGCATGCGCCCGGAATGGGCGGAGGCCAACAGAGACACCGTTCTGCGTCTGATCGTTGCACTGGATCAAGCCGCGCGATGGTGCGACGAACCGGCAAACCACGCGCATCTCGCGGAAATCCTGTCGGCTGACCGTTACATCGCAGCGCCCGTCGAGATTATCCGTCAGGTTCTCGCAGGCCGCTTCTCGCTAGATGCCAAGGGAAATCGCCGCATCATTCCAAACTATTTTACCTTCCACCGCCAGGGCGCCAACATTCCGCAGCCGCGTCAGGCGCTCTGGATCTTCAGTCAGATGGTGCGTTGGGGCCAAGTGCGATTCTCTCAACAGGCCGCGGATGCTGCTGCATCGGCATTCCGGCCAGATCTCTATCAAGCCGCGCTCGGGCAGGTCGGCGATCATGACGGCGATCTCGCGCCTGCGGGAAGCGAGCCCGACGATATTTTCATGGACGGCAAGATTTTCGATCCGGCCGCCATCGAGGCTTACGTCAAAAGCTTTGCGGTGCGGGCAGAGGAGAATGGGACGCTGCCGTCGACGCTGGAAACTTGA
- a CDS encoding CmpA/NrtA family ABC transporter substrate-binding protein, whose translation MKKMTKASDTGISRRTILKTSATAALLGAVKTAFPSGAFAQGAGPETTKAVLGFIALTDSAPLIVAKEKGLFAKHGMPDVEVVKQASWGTTRDNLVLGSAGSGIDGAHILTPMPYLISTGKVTQNNQPLPMVILSRLNLDAQAISVGSAYADLKVGLDSGALKEAFAKKKAAGTPAKVAMTFPGGTHDLWIRYWLAAGGIDPDKDVETIVVPPPQMVANMKVGTMDCFCVGEPWNEQLVNQGIGYTAVNTAEIWNKHPEKSFAMRADWVEKNPRATKALLMAVLEAAQWCDDMKNKDELAEIVGKRSWFNVPPKDITDRIKGKYNYGNGKLVENSPHFMKFWRDHASYPYQSHDAWFLTEDIRWGKFEPTLDIKALISKVNREELWRDAAKALGVSDMPASSSRGKETFFDGKVFDPENPAAYLKSLSISRMA comes from the coding sequence ATGAAAAAAATGACGAAGGCATCCGATACCGGCATCAGCCGCCGTACGATTTTGAAGACGTCCGCGACCGCCGCCCTTCTTGGCGCAGTCAAGACCGCATTTCCCTCGGGAGCATTTGCGCAAGGGGCAGGCCCTGAAACAACCAAAGCCGTACTGGGCTTCATCGCATTGACTGATTCCGCGCCGCTGATCGTCGCAAAGGAAAAGGGACTTTTCGCCAAGCACGGAATGCCGGATGTCGAAGTCGTCAAACAGGCCTCCTGGGGCACGACGCGAGACAACCTCGTTCTCGGATCTGCAGGCAGCGGCATAGATGGCGCCCATATCCTCACCCCGATGCCCTATCTCATTTCCACCGGCAAGGTGACGCAGAACAACCAGCCCTTGCCCATGGTTATCCTGTCGCGTCTCAACCTCGATGCGCAGGCCATCTCTGTGGGTTCTGCCTATGCGGACCTCAAGGTCGGGCTCGATTCAGGAGCGCTGAAGGAAGCCTTTGCCAAGAAGAAAGCTGCCGGTACGCCTGCCAAGGTTGCCATGACCTTCCCCGGTGGCACGCATGACCTCTGGATCCGTTACTGGCTGGCTGCTGGTGGCATCGACCCGGACAAGGATGTGGAAACGATCGTTGTTCCCCCGCCGCAGATGGTGGCCAACATGAAGGTTGGCACCATGGACTGTTTCTGCGTGGGCGAGCCGTGGAACGAACAACTGGTCAATCAGGGCATCGGCTACACGGCGGTCAACACCGCTGAGATCTGGAACAAGCATCCGGAAAAATCCTTCGCCATGCGCGCCGACTGGGTGGAGAAGAACCCGCGTGCGACGAAAGCGCTCTTGATGGCCGTTCTGGAAGCGGCGCAGTGGTGCGACGACATGAAGAACAAGGATGAACTGGCCGAAATCGTCGGCAAGCGCAGCTGGTTCAACGTTCCGCCGAAGGACATTACCGACCGCATCAAGGGTAAATACAATTACGGCAACGGCAAGCTGGTCGAAAACAGCCCGCACTTCATGAAGTTCTGGAGAGACCACGCCTCCTATCCCTACCAGAGCCATGACGCCTGGTTCCTGACGGAAGACATCCGCTGGGGCAAGTTCGAGCCAACGCTCGATATCAAGGCGCTCATCTCCAAGGTCAATCGCGAAGAACTCTGGCGTGACGCCGCAAAGGCCCTCGGCGTGTCCGACATGCCCGCCTCGTCATCCCGCGGCAAGGAAACCTTCTTCGACGGCAAGGTCTTCGATCCGGAAAATCCGGCTGCCTACCTGAAGAGCCTCAGCATTTCCCGCATGGCCTGA
- a CDS encoding acyl carrier protein, whose protein sequence is MSDDTKAILRAFIVENFLFGDESQPLTADTSLIDSDYVDSTGILELVSYLEERFGIKVADTDIIPANLDSLARITAFVERKQAG, encoded by the coding sequence ATGTCAGATGACACCAAAGCCATCCTTCGCGCCTTCATTGTCGAGAACTTTCTCTTCGGCGACGAGTCACAGCCGCTGACGGCGGACACATCGCTCATCGACAGTGACTATGTGGACTCAACCGGTATCCTGGAGCTTGTGAGCTATCTGGAGGAGAGGTTCGGTATCAAGGTTGCAGATACCGACATCATTCCGGCAAATCTGGATAGCTTGGCCCGGATCACAGCATTCGTCGAGCGAAAGCAGGCAGGTTGA
- a CDS encoding ANTAR domain-containing response regulator — protein MVAAMNHLDLTILVIDENAVRAAIIDEGLREAGHHRVTVVHEVHGIARLIENLKPDVIIIDIENPNRDMMEHLFQLTRSISRPIAMFVDRSDTASIEAAVDAGVSAYIVDGLRKERVKPILDMAVSRFNVFNRLQRELAEARSALEERKVIERAKGILMKMRNLSEEEAFTLLRQTAMNEKKRLADIAQSVVTAAGMLL, from the coding sequence ATGGTTGCGGCCATGAACCATCTCGACCTCACCATTCTTGTCATCGATGAAAACGCTGTGCGTGCGGCGATCATTGATGAAGGTTTGCGCGAGGCTGGGCATCACCGTGTGACGGTCGTTCATGAAGTTCACGGCATCGCCCGGTTGATCGAGAATCTGAAGCCCGACGTCATCATCATCGATATCGAGAATCCCAACCGCGACATGATGGAGCATCTGTTCCAACTGACGCGCTCGATCAGCCGGCCGATTGCCATGTTTGTCGATCGTTCGGATACGGCATCCATCGAAGCAGCAGTCGATGCCGGCGTATCTGCCTACATCGTTGACGGTTTGCGGAAGGAACGGGTGAAGCCCATCCTCGATATGGCGGTGTCTCGCTTCAACGTCTTCAACCGTTTGCAGCGAGAATTGGCAGAGGCTAGATCGGCGCTGGAAGAGCGCAAGGTCATTGAGCGCGCGAAGGGCATTCTGATGAAGATGCGTAATCTTTCCGAAGAGGAAGCCTTCACGCTTCTGCGTCAGACCGCGATGAATGAAAAGAAGCGATTGGCAGACATTGCCCAGTCGGTCGTGACTGCGGCCGGGATGTTGCTGTGA